From Bos mutus isolate GX-2022 chromosome 5, NWIPB_WYAK_1.1, whole genome shotgun sequence, one genomic window encodes:
- the IL22 gene encoding interleukin-22 — protein sequence MAALQKSVGSPLRDTLATGCLLVMVLCAQGGAAAPITSHCRLNESDFQEPYIFNHTFTLAQEASLADNITDVRLIGNKLFHGIHQVTKRCYVLKQVLNFILEEVLFPQSDKFHPYMGKVVPFFSRLSKKLSQCHVESDNQHIQRNVQNLKNTVKKLGESGEIKVIGELNLLFTTLKRECAQVDQGWKMGY from the exons ATGGCTGCCCTGCAGAAATCTGTGGGCTCTCCTCTCAGGGACACTCTGGCCACTGGCTGCCTCCTTGTCATGGTGCTGTGCGCCCAGGGAGGAGCGGCTGCACCCATCACGTCGCACTGTAGGCTCAACGAGTCCGACTTCCAGGAGCCCTACATCTTCAACCACACCTTCACTCTGGCTCAGGAG gCTAGTTTGGCAGATAACATCACAGATGTTCGTCTCATTGGGAACAAATTGTTCCACGGAATCCAT CAGGTGACGAAGCGCTGCTACGTGCTGAAGCAGGTGCTGAACTTTATTCTTGAAGAGGTGCTGTTCCCCCAATCCGACAAATTCCACCCCTATATGGGAAAGGTGGTGCCCTTCTTCTCCAGGCTCAGCAAAAAGCTAAGCCAATGT CATGTTGAGTCTGACAACCAGCACATCCAGAGAAATGTACAGAATCTGAAGAACACAGTGAAAAAG cttgGAGAGAGTGGAGAGATTAAAGTCATTGGAGAACTGAACTTGCTGTTTACAACCCTGAAACGTGAATGTGCTCAAGTAGACCAAGGCTGGAAAATGGGTTACTAA